CATCGATGACAAATATGTCCCTCGCACACCTGAAGAAATGGCAATGATTACAAAGCTGGTCAAAAACGCGATTGGTTTTCAAGAAGGGCGCGATAACATCACTGTGGAAAGCACGCAGTTTGAGCTGGATGAGTTTGCATTGGCTGAAAAAGCATCGTTGTCTGCGCGGCAGACAGCACTTATTCAAACTGCGATTTTAGGATTGGTAGCCATTGCGGCGATGTTCTTTATTTATTACTCGTTGGTGAGACCATACTTTAGATGGTTAACATACGATCCCGAAAAGCGTTCCAAGGAGCAGTTGGCATTGGTGGATTATGAGCTAGAACGCACTGGCGCTGGGGCTAGAAGGGTGAAACTTAAGGAAGAAGTGCCATTTGACAAGCTTTCACCTAAAGAGCAAATTTTTTACTTGGCTAAAAATGATCCGCAAAAAACAACAGAGGCAATTCGTCAGTTACTTAGCCCTAATCATTAATTTTCTTTAACAATGTCTAATTGAATTTTATTAAAAGATCCCTTTCCAGAATATGATGATTTCATATCTTGATTTCCTGTCGTGGGATCGATGGCTTTGAATATAACTTCATAATTTGCTATAAATTGTTGAGAACCAACATACAAAACTTGTTTTTTATCACAGTGGGCTATTTTGGATAAGTTACTGGAATCTAATGCTTTAATTGTGCATTTTAATGTTCCAGGGGTAACAAATGGGGGGGCATTGTAGGGACAAAGGGTGAAATCTGAACTTTGTTGACCATCTCCTTTAACACAAATTTCTTTTGAATTTATGCTTGCACTCGAAGAGCCTTTTAAAGAAAATTGTGGAGTTCCTAATAAAACGGCACCATCGATGCTATCAAATTTTACCAAATCTCCAGTGGTTAGAACTGATTTTGCTGTCACCTTATCCCTTTCTTTAAAAAATTTAAAGGAAAAGCCTTATAACACAGAGAATTTTAGCTGTAAATTATTTAAAAAATGCAAACAAAAAATAGTTTCCTCTTTTTAAAGAATAAATTTTAGATAATTTTTTTGTATTTATTCTTTAATGGTAATTAGTAAAATAAGATAAAATTAAATAAATAATGTTATAATAACAATAAATAATAAATAAATCTGTTTACTTGTTAAAGGTTGGCCTAGAAATTGCTTGTAGTAATTCTATGGGTTGGTTCCTGTTAGTTATTAAAGAGAATTGAACCTATGTTTAATAAGAAAGGAAGAGTGAAATGGCAAGAGGAACACAACAAAAACTTTCAACTTACAAGCCACCACGCGTGCAAATTACTTATGATTTAGAAGTTAACGGAGAAAGAAAAACTCAAGAACTTCCTTTCGTTACTGGTGTAATGGCAAATTTTTCTGGGCATCAACACCAAAAAGTAAAAAAATTAAAAAATCAAAAATTTATCGAAGTCAATAAAGAAAATTTTAATAATGTTGTCAGTTCTGTTGCACCAAAATTAAATATTGCTGTTGCAGATAAGGTAAATAACAGAGAGGGTAAAACCAAAATAGAATTAAACTTTTCTTCTATTGATGATTTTAATCCAGGAAAAATTGTTAATAATGTTGATTTTCTTAACAAATTAATGGATACAAGAAAAAAATTATTAGAACTTCAAGCTCATGTAGAATGTAATGAAAAACTAGAAGAAACATTAATCCAGTTTTTAAAAGATCCAGCAGCATTAAAACAGCTAGCACACGCAAAAAAAAGTGATCTGTCTGAAGCTTCTGCAGAACAATTGAATAATTAAAAAGGAGGCTTTAACATGAAAACTATTAGCGAAATTCAAGTCGACACAGGCAAAAATATTAATTTAGAAAATCTACAAGAAAATATTCTTGATCAAGCTTTGGTATCAGCAAATTTAAATAAAAGCTCTGAACAAATTGGCAATGCAAAAGATATGCTTGTGTTATTTGCAGATGAAGTCATTTCTGAGCGTATGTTTTTTAAAAAAAATATTTCAAATATGATAAGTCAACGCATTGCAGATATTGATGAAATTTTAACAAACCAAGTAAACGAAATTATTCATCACCCAGAATTTCAAAAGCTGGAGGCTTCCTGGCGTGGCTTGCATAATTTAGTGAAATATTCTGAGCCCGATGAAGCTTTAAAAGTTGCGATATTAGACGTTACAAAAGAAGATATTATGAGTGATGCAGATTCTGCGCCAGAGTTTGATGAAACTGGTTTATTTAAACTTGTTTATGAAAACGAGTATGGCACTTTTGGTGGTACTCCATTTGGTTTATTGGTTGGTGATTATACTTTTGGAAAAGGCTTAGAAGAAATTGCTTGTATGAAAGCAATTTCTGCGGTGGCTGCCGCGGCGCATGCGCCATTTGTTGCCGCAGCAGAGCATGATTTATTTAATATTGATAGCTTTGAAAATCTTGATAAACCAAAACATCTTGGTAAATTATTTCAAACAGCCGAATATGGTGCTTGGAATAGTTTTCGATCTCAAGAAGATTCAAAATATATAA
This region of Spirobacillus cienkowskii genomic DNA includes:
- the tssB gene encoding type VI secretion system contractile sheath small subunit, with amino-acid sequence MARGTQQKLSTYKPPRVQITYDLEVNGERKTQELPFVTGVMANFSGHQHQKVKKLKNQKFIEVNKENFNNVVSSVAPKLNIAVADKVNNREGKTKIELNFSSIDDFNPGKIVNNVDFLNKLMDTRKKLLELQAHVECNEKLEETLIQFLKDPAALKQLAHAKKSDLSEASAEQLNN